From Drosophila subpulchrella strain 33 F10 #4 breed RU33 unplaced genomic scaffold, RU_Dsub_v1.1 Primary Assembly Seq354, whole genome shotgun sequence, the proteins below share one genomic window:
- the LOC119560407 gene encoding uncharacterized protein LOC119560407 — translation MSEHPVPSKNTSDRAIPLGSSFFDVLWPLILDENVCRIESKAEENFVPKEPFNRLEWHTYLAQVGYPFYMPPHELRCCEGARRQEFEEEEAEKALNKEVEERRGPAEGDFLCRGSQAIRPIDKEVVHLRMEQERRQKLAYDFANRRYPWTMQTPSHELGFTLTEELQKCFKGPMELDILNAIHDFDCKLMIIDLGPEVDIRDCQRWIKFRPYIQLLALVRTPRMDRSLQLLNVFHTLLVEESADNSWDDELQCSVRTGYRYAQKIQLLKTCGEPLVFVFSRFRGICTCDNFKIIRRA, via the coding sequence ATGAGTGAGCATCCAGTGCCCTCCAAAAACACCTCCGATAGGGCCATTCCGCTGGGCAGCTCCTTCTTCGATGTGCTATGGCCGTTGATCCTGGACGAGAACGTCTGCCGCATTGAGAGCAAGGCGGAGGAGAACTTCGTGCCCAAGGAGCCCTTCAATCGACTGGAGTGGCACACCTACCTGGCCCAGGTGGGCTATCCATTCTACATGCCGCCACACGAGCTGCGATGCTGTGAAGGAGCCCGCCGACAGGAGTttgaggaggaggaggcggaaAAGGCCTTGAACAAGGAGGTGGAGGAGCGAAGGGGTCCCGCGGAGGGTGACTTCCTGTGCCGCGGATCCCAGGCCATTCGCCCCATCGATAAGGAGGTGGTGCACCTGAGAATGGAACAAGAACGACGGCAAAAGCTTGCATACGACTTTGCCAATCGCCGATATCCCTGGACCATGCAGACTCCAAGCCACGAATTGGGTTTCACCCTCACCGAGGAACTGCAGAAGTGCTTCAAGGGACCCATGGAACTGGACATACTAAACGCCATTCACGACTTTGACTGCAAGCTAATGATTATCGATCTGGGTCCCGAGGTGGACATTAGGGATTGCCAGCGCTGGATCAAGTTTCGTCCCTACATCCAGTTGCTGGCCTTGGTTAGGACCCCTCGCATGGATCGATCCCTGCAACTGCTCAATGTCTTCCACACGCTCCTCGTGGAGGAGTCGGCTGATAACTCCTGGGATGATGAGCTGCAATGCTCTGTTCGCACTGGCTATAGGTATGCCCAGAAAATTCAGCTTCTCAAAACCTGCGGTGAACCACTTGTCTTCGTCTTCAGCCGGTTTCGCGGCATCTGCACCTGtgataactttaaaataatccGTAGGGCCTAG